The Fortiea contorta PCC 7126 genome has a segment encoding these proteins:
- a CDS encoding LysR family transcriptional regulator — translation MNQATLHQLKVFEAAARHGSFTRAAEELFLTQPTVSMQIKQLTKSVGLPLFEQVGKRLYLTEAGRELFATCRQIFETIAQFEMKVADLKGLKQGQLRLAVITTAKYFIPRLLGPFCQLYPGIEISLKVTNHEGILERMVNNLDDLYIMSQIPENIDVSCQPFLDNPLVVCAPITHPLTKEKNIPIERLANEPFIMREPGSGTRRAVQKLFDEHGISVKVKLELGSNEAIKQAIAGGLGISILSLHTLIPESSEFSILDVEHFPIQRTWYMVHPAGKQLSIVARTYFEYLLSAAKKFVDENAPAVWGTFEHSQQQELEARE, via the coding sequence TTGAACCAAGCGACGCTACACCAGTTGAAAGTGTTCGAGGCTGCTGCTAGACATGGTAGCTTTACTCGTGCAGCTGAGGAATTGTTTCTCACCCAACCTACCGTTTCCATGCAAATTAAGCAGTTGACAAAATCGGTAGGTTTACCATTATTTGAGCAGGTGGGTAAGCGCCTTTATTTGACAGAAGCGGGACGAGAATTATTTGCTACTTGTCGGCAAATTTTTGAGACCATAGCCCAATTTGAAATGAAGGTAGCAGATTTAAAAGGGCTAAAGCAAGGACAATTGCGCTTGGCTGTGATTACAACAGCTAAATATTTTATTCCCCGGTTGTTAGGGCCGTTTTGTCAACTCTATCCAGGGATTGAGATCTCGCTGAAAGTAACCAACCACGAAGGTATTTTGGAGAGAATGGTGAATAACCTGGATGACTTGTATATTATGAGTCAAATTCCAGAAAATATAGATGTGAGTTGTCAGCCATTTTTGGATAATCCTTTGGTAGTTTGTGCGCCGATTACTCATCCACTGACAAAGGAGAAAAATATTCCCATAGAACGCCTAGCTAATGAACCGTTTATTATGCGAGAACCTGGTTCAGGAACACGTCGTGCTGTGCAAAAACTATTTGATGAACATGGAATATCAGTTAAAGTCAAGTTGGAGTTGGGTAGTAACGAAGCAATCAAACAAGCGATCGCCGGTGGTTTAGGAATTTCTATTTTATCTCTCCATACCCTGATACCTGAGTCATCAGAATTCAGTATTCTAGATGTAGAGCATTTTCCCATCCAGCGCACCTGGTATATGGTTCACCCCGCTGGTAAACAACTATCTATCGTCGCTCGCACATACTTTGAATACTTACTCAGTGCGGCGAAAAAATTTGTTGACGAAAACGCACCTGCGGTTTGGGGAACATTTGAGCACAGTCAACAACAAGAGTTAGAAGCGAGAGAATAG
- a CDS encoding carbon dioxide-concentrating mechanism protein CcmK encodes MSIAVGMVETLGFPAVVEAADAMVKAARVTLVGYEKIGSGRVTVIVRGDVSEVQASVAAGVESVKRVNGGQVLSTHIIARPHENLEYVLPIRYTEDVEQFRENVNAIRPFGRRP; translated from the coding sequence ATGTCAATTGCAGTGGGAATGGTAGAAACGCTTGGCTTTCCAGCAGTGGTAGAAGCAGCGGATGCAATGGTGAAAGCAGCTCGCGTCACCTTGGTAGGTTACGAAAAAATCGGCAGCGGTCGAGTCACAGTCATCGTCAGAGGCGACGTATCTGAGGTGCAAGCCTCAGTAGCCGCTGGTGTGGAATCAGTGAAGCGCGTCAACGGTGGACAAGTGCTGTCCACTCACATCATTGCTCGTCCACACGAAAACTTAGAGTATGTCCTACCAATTCGTTATACCGAAGACGTAGAACAATTCCGGGAAAATGTCAACGCCATTCGTCCTTTCGGTAGAAGACCGTAA
- a CDS encoding ribulose bisphosphate carboxylase small subunit codes for MIARSTAAPPTPWSRSLAEPKIHESSFVHSFSNIIGDVRIGANVIVAPGTSIRADEGTPFYIGENTNIQDGVVIHGLEQGRVVGDDQQQYSIWVGKNASLTHMALIHGPAYVGDNSFIGFRSTVFNARVGAGCIVMMHALIQDVEIPPGKYVPSGAIITTQQQADRLPDVQEQDEQFAHHVVGINQALRAGYRCAADSKCIAPIRDENTKSYTSNGLTVLELERSSEVSSNSLGVETIEQVRYLLEQGYKIGTEHVDQRRFRTGSWNSCQPIEPRSIGEAIAAIESCLRDHSGEYVRLFGIDKGRRRVLETIIQRPDGTVSAPNTFRAPATQSHSSYNGNGNGNGNSSSNGNGRISGETVEQIRQLLAGGYKIGTEHVDERRFRTGSWQSCEPISANSANDVIAALEDCINNHQGEYVRLIGIDTKAKRRVLESIIQRPNGQASPSGSQKSFAAATATATAPASSTRLNAEVVDQLKQLLAGGYKISIEHVDQRRFRTGSWTSTGSIEARDERQAIAAVEANLAEYPGEYVRLIGIDPKAKRRVLETIIQRP; via the coding sequence ATGATAGCCCGCAGCACAGCGGCACCCCCTACCCCGTGGTCAAGGAGTTTAGCTGAACCGAAAATCCATGAAAGCTCATTTGTACACTCATTCTCCAACATCATTGGCGATGTGCGGATAGGTGCAAATGTGATCGTGGCTCCTGGGACTTCGATTAGAGCCGACGAAGGCACACCCTTTTATATTGGTGAAAATACCAATATCCAAGATGGTGTGGTAATTCACGGCTTGGAACAAGGGCGAGTAGTTGGTGACGACCAACAACAATACTCTATATGGGTAGGGAAAAATGCTTCTTTGACCCACATGGCGCTTATTCATGGTCCGGCTTATGTAGGCGATAATTCATTTATTGGCTTCCGCTCCACAGTATTTAACGCCAGGGTGGGTGCAGGCTGCATCGTCATGATGCACGCTCTGATTCAAGATGTAGAAATTCCCCCTGGGAAGTATGTACCTTCGGGTGCAATCATTACTACCCAACAGCAAGCAGATCGCTTACCAGATGTGCAAGAGCAGGATGAGCAATTTGCCCATCACGTGGTGGGGATTAATCAAGCGCTCAGAGCTGGTTATCGCTGTGCTGCAGATAGCAAATGTATTGCACCCATTCGGGATGAGAATACTAAATCTTATACAAGTAATGGTCTAACAGTTTTAGAGCTAGAAAGGAGTAGTGAAGTGTCGAGCAATAGCTTGGGTGTTGAAACCATAGAGCAAGTGCGTTATCTATTGGAACAAGGTTATAAAATTGGCACTGAACATGTGGATCAAAGAAGATTCCGCACCGGTTCTTGGAATAGTTGCCAACCAATTGAACCGAGAAGCATCGGTGAAGCGATCGCCGCTATTGAATCCTGTCTGCGCGACCATAGCGGTGAGTACGTCCGTCTGTTTGGCATTGACAAAGGCAGACGACGTGTGCTAGAGACAATTATTCAACGTCCAGATGGCACAGTTTCCGCACCTAACACCTTTAGAGCACCCGCTACCCAATCTCACAGCAGCTACAACGGTAACGGCAACGGTAACGGTAACAGCAGCAGTAATGGTAATGGCCGCATCAGTGGGGAAACTGTCGAGCAAATCCGTCAGTTGTTAGCAGGCGGTTATAAAATCGGCACAGAACACGTAGATGAGCGCCGCTTCCGCACAGGTTCCTGGCAAAGTTGCGAACCAATTAGTGCCAACTCCGCCAACGACGTGATTGCTGCCTTAGAAGACTGCATTAACAACCATCAAGGCGAGTATGTGCGGCTGATTGGTATCGATACCAAAGCCAAACGGCGGGTATTAGAAAGCATTATCCAACGCCCCAACGGCCAAGCTAGCCCATCTGGTAGCCAAAAATCATTTGCAGCCGCCACCGCCACCGCCACCGCACCAGCCAGCAGCACTCGCTTAAATGCGGAAGTGGTCGATCAACTCAAACAGCTATTGGCGGGTGGATACAAAATTAGCATCGAGCATGTAGACCAAAGGCGCTTCCGTACAGGTTCCTGGACTAGCACCGGTTCCATCGAAGCCCGCGACGAAAGACAAGCGATCGCTGCAGTAGAAGCGAACCTGGCCGAATACCCAGGAGAATATGTCCGCTTAATTGGGATTGATCCTAAAGCCAAACGTCGAGTACTGGAAACAATTATCCAACGTCCATAG
- a CDS encoding carbon dioxide-concentrating mechanism protein: MEIYNQRSANTFQASRQRDTLRDTALGLVSTSSFPAIVGTADMMLKSAGVHLVGYEKIGSGHCTAIVRGGIADVRLAVEAGVQTAEQFGQLISSLVIPRPYPNLDVVLPITNRLSKIMEEGSYSRLSNQAVGLVETRGFPAMVGACDAMLKSADVHLASYEKIGAGLCTAIIRGTVANVAVAVEAGMYEAERIGELNAVMVIPRPLDELEQTLPLASCWIEQRQPLNLPMNIQEQIAEIEVLQLPDLGKLPIKIVEEITEE, translated from the coding sequence ATGGAAATATATAATCAACGGTCTGCTAACACATTCCAGGCATCACGACAGCGAGACACGCTCAGAGATACTGCTTTGGGCTTAGTATCTACTAGTAGCTTTCCAGCGATCGTTGGTACGGCGGATATGATGCTGAAATCGGCAGGGGTTCATTTGGTTGGGTATGAGAAAATTGGTAGTGGTCACTGTACAGCGATCGTTAGGGGCGGAATAGCCGATGTTCGCCTAGCCGTAGAAGCTGGAGTCCAAACCGCTGAACAATTTGGACAGTTGATTTCTAGCTTGGTGATTCCCCGCCCCTATCCTAACTTAGATGTGGTACTCCCCATTACCAATCGTCTGAGTAAAATTATGGAGGAAGGCAGCTACAGCCGTTTGAGTAACCAAGCAGTGGGTTTAGTGGAGACACGCGGGTTTCCGGCGATGGTAGGCGCTTGCGACGCTATGCTCAAGTCTGCTGATGTGCATCTCGCATCCTATGAGAAAATCGGCGCTGGCTTGTGTACAGCTATCATCCGTGGTACTGTCGCCAATGTAGCAGTGGCCGTGGAAGCTGGGATGTACGAAGCTGAACGCATCGGCGAACTCAACGCCGTGATGGTAATTCCTCGCCCGTTGGATGAGTTAGAGCAAACATTACCACTAGCAAGTTGTTGGATAGAACAACGTCAACCATTAAACTTGCCAATGAATATTCAAGAACAAATTGCCGAAATAGAAGTGCTTCAATTACCAGATCTAGGCAAACTACCCATCAAAATTGTGGAAGAAATTACAGAGGAATGA
- a CDS encoding mucoidy inhibitor MuiA family protein has protein sequence MVNPEVPSLRKIISSRIIAVTVYSDKALVTRRGRISLTGMERELVIASLPVTLETESVRVSGSGSVGVRLLGVSSDRIYTTEPVAERVAQLTRQIQQIEAEKRHLQAQIDALALQSSFIAGLKDKTEDPFAQSLARKNLSLSETLDFLNFLGSQYSEYAIAAGECKSQQQELDKQLQVLIASLQKIQTPHPKESLSLVVATEVAGAGELELDVSYVVHRASWTPLYDLRFSSTNNTVHLSYLAEITQTTGEDWLGVALTLSTAKPGLGTLPPKLEPWYIGTPRSTVEFMTRKRFSAIPTIAPQASLPSEADDQEQDEVITLLSADVVAEVAKQGSVVTFKLNNGGNIPSDGAPHKTTIFADDYPSSFDYVAIPRLVSFAYLQANVKNSANGATLLPGKANIFRDDTFVGTTQLENIAPGQEFKLNLGIDESLKIERDLVERQVDKKLISNQRRITYGYRLIITNLLNQETQLKLTEQLPVSRSEQIKVRLTRSNPQIQLGEMGILEWMLILAAQEQREVYYQFTVEHPPELTILGLDI, from the coding sequence GTGGTTAACCCGGAAGTGCCATCTTTACGCAAAATAATTTCCAGCCGGATTATAGCTGTTACAGTATACAGTGACAAAGCCCTGGTGACAAGACGGGGCAGAATTTCCCTCACAGGAATGGAACGAGAATTAGTCATCGCCTCATTACCAGTGACTCTAGAAACAGAGTCTGTCAGGGTGAGTGGTAGTGGTAGTGTGGGGGTGCGGTTGTTGGGAGTAAGCAGCGATCGCATTTATACCACCGAACCAGTCGCCGAACGAGTCGCCCAGTTGACGCGACAAATTCAGCAGATAGAAGCAGAAAAACGCCACCTCCAAGCGCAAATAGACGCTCTAGCTTTACAGTCTAGTTTTATTGCTGGTTTAAAGGACAAAACTGAAGATCCTTTTGCTCAAAGTTTGGCGCGAAAAAATCTCAGCCTCAGTGAAACCTTGGATTTTCTCAACTTTTTAGGTAGTCAGTATAGCGAATATGCGATCGCTGCAGGAGAATGCAAAAGCCAACAGCAAGAATTAGACAAGCAATTACAAGTCTTGATCGCTTCATTGCAAAAAATCCAAACACCCCATCCCAAAGAAAGTTTAAGCTTGGTTGTGGCTACTGAGGTCGCCGGCGCTGGAGAATTAGAGTTAGATGTGTCCTATGTGGTTCATCGCGCCAGTTGGACTCCACTTTATGACTTACGGTTTAGTAGTACTAACAATACTGTGCATCTTAGCTACTTGGCAGAAATTACCCAAACCACAGGCGAAGATTGGCTAGGTGTAGCTCTGACTCTTTCTACAGCCAAACCGGGATTAGGTACACTCCCACCAAAACTGGAACCCTGGTATATAGGGACTCCACGCTCAACAGTAGAATTTATGACACGCAAACGGTTCTCAGCTATTCCTACCATAGCACCGCAAGCTTCTCTGCCTAGTGAAGCTGATGATCAAGAACAAGATGAAGTTATCACCCTGTTGAGTGCGGATGTAGTTGCAGAAGTTGCCAAACAAGGAAGCGTAGTCACCTTTAAACTAAACAACGGTGGGAATATTCCCAGTGATGGCGCACCCCACAAAACGACAATTTTTGCAGATGATTATCCTAGTAGCTTTGATTATGTAGCAATCCCACGCTTGGTGAGCTTTGCTTATTTGCAAGCTAATGTCAAAAATAGCGCCAACGGAGCAACTCTGTTACCCGGTAAAGCAAATATTTTTCGTGATGATACTTTTGTAGGGACAACACAGTTAGAAAATATTGCACCAGGACAAGAATTTAAACTCAATTTGGGGATTGACGAAAGTTTAAAAATTGAGCGAGATTTAGTTGAACGTCAGGTAGATAAAAAGTTAATTAGCAACCAGCGACGCATTACTTATGGTTATCGGTTAATTATTACTAATTTGCTCAATCAAGAAACTCAATTGAAATTAACAGAACAATTACCAGTTAGCCGCAGCGAGCAAATAAAAGTGCGCCTCACTCGCAGCAATCCGCAAATTCAACTTGGTGAAATGGGAATTTTGGAATGGATGTTAATTCTTGCGGCGCAAGAGCAACGAGAGGTGTATTATCAATTTACCGTTGAACATCCACCAGAGTTAACAATTTTGGGGTTAGATATTTAG
- a CDS encoding carbon dioxide-concentrating mechanism protein CcmK, which produces MPIAVGMIETKGFPAVVEAADAMVKAARVTLVGYEKIGSARVTVIVRGDVSEVQASVAAGVEAARRVNGGEVVSTHIIARPHENLEYVLPIRYTEAVEQFRT; this is translated from the coding sequence ATGCCAATTGCAGTTGGAATGATTGAAACTAAAGGCTTTCCGGCAGTAGTAGAAGCTGCTGACGCAATGGTGAAAGCAGCCCGTGTCACCTTGGTAGGTTATGAAAAAATCGGTAGCGCTCGCGTCACTGTCATAGTGCGCGGGGATGTATCTGAGGTGCAAGCTTCAGTTGCCGCAGGCGTGGAAGCAGCCAGAAGAGTTAATGGTGGTGAAGTAGTTTCTACTCATATCATTGCCCGTCCCCACGAAAACCTGGAATATGTCTTGCCGATTAGGTACACAGAAGCGGTAGAACAGTTCCGCACCTAA
- a CDS encoding EutN/CcmL family microcompartment protein, which yields MQVAKVRGTVVSTQKDPSLRGVKLLMLQLVDENGNMLPTYEVAADSVGAGVDEWVLITKGSAARQILGNEQRPLDAAVVAIIDTIHVEDRLIYSKKDQYR from the coding sequence ATGCAAGTTGCCAAGGTTCGTGGCACAGTAGTTAGCACCCAAAAAGATCCAAGTCTCCGGGGTGTAAAACTACTAATGTTGCAATTAGTAGACGAAAACGGAAACATGTTACCAACCTATGAGGTAGCAGCGGATAGCGTCGGTGCTGGAGTGGATGAGTGGGTACTGATCACCAAAGGCAGTGCTGCTCGTCAAATTCTGGGTAATGAACAGCGTCCCTTAGATGCAGCAGTAGTAGCGATCATTGATACTATTCACGTTGAAGATCGTCTGATTTACAGCAAAAAAGACCAATACAGATAG
- a CDS encoding CO2 hydration protein yields MANTKNKPYSSVLSEYIKRLQSGQALLVDNPENVLEVVGILKSYGVVLDAYSHNLIYIGEQQFLVFFPFFKYFNGDISWQKLFRHWWHDRINFEYAEYCMKSMMWHGGGGLDAYLDTQEFHKIAQAVIAAKFKNNPLMIGVNQLFPDFLNEQLRVSTYYSGLGQFWRVMADIFLSLSDLYDLGKITTIPQVVEYIKSGLVADASKPITYDVKIQGKVYEIIPKHIGLTFLADTAIPYVEAVFFRGTPFSGTVTYNAQAYQIPPDQARFEYGALYADPLPIGGAGIPPTLLMQDMRHYLPEYLHAVYRNSLRGEDDLRVQICMSFQKSMFCVTTATILGLMPHPLDTQDAAEEKANLIYLKKWMNRLETSRLFDVNL; encoded by the coding sequence ATGGCAAATACTAAAAATAAACCTTATAGTAGCGTTTTATCTGAATATATAAAACGCCTGCAGTCTGGACAAGCATTACTTGTAGATAATCCAGAAAATGTACTGGAAGTAGTAGGAATTCTCAAAAGTTATGGTGTAGTTTTAGATGCTTATTCCCATAATCTTATTTATATTGGCGAGCAGCAATTTTTAGTATTTTTTCCCTTTTTTAAATATTTTAATGGTGATATTTCCTGGCAGAAATTATTTCGTCATTGGTGGCACGATCGCATTAATTTTGAATATGCCGAATATTGCATGAAATCGATGATGTGGCATGGCGGGGGAGGACTAGACGCCTATTTAGATACCCAGGAATTTCACAAAATTGCTCAAGCAGTAATCGCCGCCAAATTTAAAAATAACCCCTTGATGATAGGTGTCAATCAACTATTTCCAGACTTTTTAAATGAACAGTTGCGGGTATCTACTTACTATAGTGGTTTGGGTCAATTTTGGCGGGTTATGGCTGATATATTTTTGAGCTTATCAGACCTTTATGACTTAGGTAAAATTACCACAATTCCCCAAGTTGTTGAGTATATTAAATCAGGATTAGTAGCAGATGCATCAAAACCAATTACCTATGATGTGAAAATTCAGGGTAAAGTTTATGAAATCATCCCCAAACATATTGGTTTGACATTTTTAGCAGATACAGCAATACCTTATGTAGAGGCAGTTTTCTTTAGGGGCACTCCTTTTTCTGGTACAGTAACTTACAACGCTCAAGCGTATCAAATTCCCCCCGACCAAGCCCGTTTTGAATACGGTGCATTGTACGCCGACCCTTTACCTATTGGCGGTGCTGGTATTCCGCCTACTCTGTTAATGCAGGATATGCGTCACTATCTTCCAGAATATTTGCACGCGGTTTATCGTAATAGCCTCAGAGGTGAAGATGACCTGCGGGTGCAAATTTGTATGAGTTTTCAAAAATCGATGTTTTGTGTAACTACAGCCACAATTTTAGGATTGATGCCTCATCCATTAGATACTCAAGATGCAGCTGAAGAAAAGGCTAATTTGATTTATTTAAAAAAGTGGATGAATCGGTTAGAAACTTCTCGGTTATTTGATGTTAATTTGTAA
- a CDS encoding NAD(P)H-quinone oxidoreductase subunit F produces the protein MNHFLYITSCLVPFYGLIGAILTLPWTIGLIRQTGPRPAAYLNLLTTILAFIHSLLIFKDIWDKEPESFLFTWFQAADLNLSIALEISQVSIGATVLIAGLSILAQIYALGYMEKDWALARFFALIGLFEAALTGLAISDSLFLSYALLEVLTLSTYLLVGFWYAQPLVVTAARDAFWTKRIGDLLLLMAVVTLSTIAGSLNFSDLAEWAQTADLNPVTSTLLGLALIAGPAGKCAQFPLHLWLDEAMEGPNPASVMRNSLVVAGGAYLLYKLQPLLALSPVALNALVIMGTVTAIGATLVSLAQIDIKRALSHSTSAYMGLVFLAVGLQQGGVALMLLLTHAIAKALLFMSSGSIIHTTHTQNLTEMGGLWSKMPATTTAFIVGSAGMVTLLPLGSFWAMLAWADGFVKINPWVIGVLVLVNCLTALNLTRVFRYIFWDKPQQKTRRAPEVAWQMAFPMVSLTIVTLLLPLMLQQWYLLPDWEGIDWYVLLILVSSTLIGVGIGSTIYLDKAWSRSRVLVWRFMQDLLGYDFYIDRVYRLTVVKAVALLSQVSAWSDRYLIDGLVNLVGFAAIFSGQTLKYSISGQSQGYMLTILVVVSILGFFISWSLGLLDKLPF, from the coding sequence ATGAATCATTTTCTCTACATAACAAGTTGCTTGGTGCCTTTTTATGGTTTAATAGGCGCGATCTTAACTTTGCCCTGGACAATAGGACTGATTCGGCAGACAGGGCCTAGACCGGCAGCTTATCTAAACTTGTTGACGACTATTTTGGCTTTTATCCACAGTTTATTGATATTCAAAGATATCTGGGATAAAGAACCAGAAAGTTTTCTTTTCACTTGGTTCCAAGCCGCAGATTTAAATTTATCTATTGCTTTGGAAATTTCACAAGTGAGTATCGGCGCAACAGTTTTAATTGCGGGGTTGAGTATCCTAGCGCAAATTTACGCCCTGGGTTACATGGAAAAAGACTGGGCGCTGGCGCGTTTTTTTGCACTAATTGGCTTGTTTGAAGCAGCTTTAACTGGTTTAGCCATCAGCGATTCCTTATTTCTCAGTTATGCGCTGCTGGAAGTTTTAACACTTTCCACCTACTTGCTGGTAGGGTTTTGGTATGCCCAACCGTTAGTAGTAACAGCAGCGCGGGATGCGTTTTGGACGAAGCGCATCGGCGACTTATTGCTGCTGATGGCTGTGGTGACACTATCCACCATCGCTGGTAGCTTGAACTTTTCTGATTTAGCTGAGTGGGCACAAACAGCCGACCTCAACCCGGTGACATCAACGCTGTTAGGTTTAGCATTGATTGCGGGGCCGGCGGGGAAATGTGCTCAATTTCCTTTACATTTGTGGTTAGATGAGGCCATGGAAGGGCCAAACCCCGCTTCGGTGATGCGAAACTCACTGGTGGTAGCTGGTGGGGCTTATTTGTTGTATAAATTGCAGCCCTTGCTAGCTCTATCACCAGTAGCTTTAAATGCTTTAGTAATCATGGGGACGGTGACAGCGATTGGGGCGACATTGGTGTCCTTAGCGCAAATCGACATTAAGCGAGCTTTATCCCACTCCACGAGTGCATACATGGGTTTGGTGTTCTTGGCTGTGGGATTACAGCAAGGAGGTGTAGCCTTAATGCTGCTGTTAACTCATGCGATCGCTAAAGCTTTATTATTTATGAGTTCAGGTTCAATTATCCACACCACCCATACCCAAAATTTAACCGAAATGGGAGGACTGTGGTCAAAAATGCCTGCAACCACCACGGCGTTTATTGTTGGTTCAGCGGGAATGGTAACTTTATTACCCTTGGGTAGCTTTTGGGCGATGTTAGCGTGGGCTGACGGCTTTGTGAAAATTAACCCTTGGGTAATTGGCGTTTTAGTCTTAGTCAATTGCTTAACAGCATTGAATTTAACACGGGTATTTAGATATATCTTCTGGGACAAACCGCAACAAAAAACCCGCCGCGCTCCAGAAGTTGCTTGGCAGATGGCATTCCCCATGGTATCTCTGACCATAGTCACCTTGCTACTACCCTTGATGCTGCAGCAATGGTACTTACTACCTGATTGGGAAGGAATTGATTGGTACGTCTTGTTAATATTAGTTTCTTCAACCTTAATTGGGGTCGGTATCGGCTCGACAATCTACTTAGATAAAGCATGGTCGAGATCGAGAGTTCTGGTATGGAGATTTATGCAGGATCTATTGGGGTATGATTTTTACATAGATCGAGTTTATCGATTAACAGTAGTCAAAGCAGTAGCGCTACTTTCTCAGGTTTCCGCGTGGAGCGATCGCTATTTAATCGATGGTCTAGTAAACTTGGTAGGGTTTGCGGCTATTTTTAGCGGGCAAACCTTGAAATATAGCATTTCTGGTCAATCCCAAGGATACATGTTGACGATTTTAGTAGTTGTCAGCATCCTGGGATTTTTTATTAGTTGGTCGTTAGGTCTACTGGATAAATTGCCTTTTTAG
- a CDS encoding NADH-quinone oxidoreductase subunit M, whose protein sequence is MLSALILLPLLGAALIGFWPAEITGKRSRDIALVFAGVMFVWTIILAIQFHPQEIGQQFAESLPWIDALGLNYNLGIDGLSLPLLLLQGLLTCIAIYSTDQSLQRPRFYYCLILLLSAGVTGAFLAQDLLLFFLFYELELIPLYLLIAIWGGEKRGYAATKFLIYTAVSGVLILASFLGMVWLSGSANFGLETLHTQSLPLATQLLLLGGILVGFGIKIPLVPFHTWLPDAHVEASTPISVLLAGVLLKLGTYGLLRFGMNLLPTAWSYLAPWLATWAVVSVLYGASCAIAQKDMKKMVAYSSIGHMGFILLAAASATPLSVLGAVMQMVSHGLISALLFLLVGVIYKKAGSRNLDVVRGLMNPERGMPVIATLMVLGVMASAGIPGMVGFISEFIIFRGSFPVFPVQTLLCMIGTGLTAVYFLILVNSAFFGRLSAQVINLPRLYWSDRIPSIILAVLIVIFGILPTWLSRWTEPTTTAMVNTQDVVATVSLTRN, encoded by the coding sequence ATGCTGAGTGCTTTAATTTTACTGCCGTTACTTGGTGCGGCTTTGATTGGTTTTTGGCCTGCAGAAATCACAGGAAAGCGTTCCCGTGACATAGCTTTGGTTTTTGCTGGTGTGATGTTTGTCTGGACAATCATACTAGCAATTCAATTTCATCCCCAGGAGATTGGTCAACAGTTTGCTGAGTCGCTACCTTGGATTGATGCTCTGGGTTTAAACTACAACCTGGGAATAGATGGTTTATCTTTACCTTTGCTGCTACTGCAAGGACTGTTGACTTGTATTGCCATTTATAGTACTGACCAGTCTCTACAGCGTCCCAGGTTTTATTACTGTTTAATCTTACTGCTGAGTGCTGGGGTGACAGGAGCCTTTTTAGCACAAGATTTACTACTATTTTTCCTGTTTTACGAATTAGAGTTGATTCCCCTGTATCTGCTGATTGCGATTTGGGGTGGTGAAAAGCGGGGTTATGCAGCGACAAAATTTCTCATTTACACCGCGGTTTCGGGAGTGTTGATTTTAGCTAGTTTCCTCGGTATGGTGTGGCTGAGTGGTAGTGCCAACTTTGGGTTAGAGACATTGCATACCCAGTCCCTACCTCTGGCGACTCAGTTGTTACTGCTGGGGGGAATTTTAGTAGGTTTTGGCATTAAAATTCCTTTAGTTCCCTTTCATACTTGGTTGCCAGATGCTCACGTAGAAGCTTCCACACCAATTTCTGTACTGCTGGCTGGGGTATTGTTGAAATTGGGAACCTATGGCTTATTGCGATTTGGCATGAACTTGTTGCCAACAGCTTGGTCTTATTTAGCACCGTGGTTAGCAACTTGGGCTGTAGTCAGTGTACTGTATGGTGCATCCTGTGCGATCGCCCAAAAAGATATGAAGAAAATGGTGGCTTACAGTTCCATCGGCCACATGGGCTTCATCCTCCTAGCCGCCGCATCTGCAACACCATTAAGTGTACTGGGTGCTGTGATGCAAATGGTGAGTCACGGTTTAATCTCCGCACTGCTATTTCTGTTGGTAGGGGTAATTTATAAAAAAGCTGGTAGCCGTAACTTAGACGTAGTGCGGGGACTGATGAATCCAGAACGGGGTATGCCAGTAATTGCTACCTTAATGGTGTTAGGAGTCATGGCTAGCGCAGGTATCCCCGGAATGGTCGGGTTTATTTCGGAATTCATCATTTTTCGCGGTAGCTTTCCAGTTTTTCCCGTGCAGACCTTACTATGTATGATTGGTACTGGGTTAACTGCCGTTTATTTCTTAATTCTCGTCAATAGTGCCTTTTTTGGGCGCTTATCTGCACAAGTCATCAACTTACCACGGTTGTATTGGAGCGATCGCATTCCTTCCATCATTCTAGCCGTATTGATTGTGATTTTTGGCATCCTACCTACTTGGTTATCCAGGTGGACTGAACCCACAACCACCGCCATGGTAAACACACAAGACGTCGTAGCAACAGTATCTTTGACAAGAAATTAG